The Raphanus sativus cultivar WK10039 unplaced genomic scaffold, ASM80110v3 Scaffold2587, whole genome shotgun sequence genome contains the following window.
AAGTGGAAGTGATGTTTTTACAGTATCAAAGATAAAAGGCATTGTGTTTCCATTTTTCCAAGATGATATAAGAGCCTGCAATTGAAATTTACACCAAAAATGTCAGAGCTCAAAAGTCTACAGAAAGATCGATAGATGATTGATTCATAAACAATTATGACTTTACATCTTGATAGGCAGTTTTGGAGTCAGCTCGTTCCCCGTGGTAACGAGAGTCCAAACCAATGGCTACATATCCCCGTGAAGCATATGCCTTACAAAGCAAAGGAAAGACGTTCTTTCAAGTTTCAATATAGAAGAAAGCAAACAAGTTaagatgtttttgtttttacttcaaGAAATGGCCTTAACCATTCTTTGTTCGTGCCTGAGCCATGCATAAACACAACAGCTGGTCTTTTTTCTACACTCTTGTCCTTCAAGCTTAAAATAAGCAAAGGCAATCTTCCTTGCTCTCCAGCCTTATTACATTACATAAACAACATCTTAGTACATACAAAATAAATGATCAGAAACTTGCTAGAAAGACAAGAGAGAagtgttaataaaataaattacctCAGTGTGCAAATGAATGTTTTCCTCATTAAGCATATCTTTTAAGTTATCCATGTGTTCCTTTGGGGAAGACTCTGTTGCCTAATTTGGTaatgaaaataatgatttttttccttttgtatatttatactccctccgtttttaaaagatgcatgttctggaaaaaatatttgtttcaaaaagatatattttttatgttttctatataaaaattgtaaatttcaataaaattaattgaatttattgaaaaactattggttaaaatgccttgaaatttgataatttctaaaaacaatgcatgattaatgtgttttcttaatatgtgtgaaaactccaaaacatacatctttaaaaaacagagagagtataatGTAGAGAAGTTATCAATATTAATAATAACTCACAGCTGTAGATGGAACATCACTTTGAAATATAGGATTTGCCACTGGCTTCGAACGCTCAGCTACCAGTGGAACTGTTAACCAAGATTTGGATTATAATAACAGTTCATTAAGCAAGATAATCATTTAACTCTGTAATTAATTATGAAGAGAATATAAAAGAaggtttatatattaataataagaTCATTAAAACAAACCAGGGGCTGATCGTCGACTAAGAAGAACATGGAGAAACTTAGTTCGAAAGTGAACGGCTTCGTGAGTTTCCATAGCTCCAGTGATTAGGAGattggaagcaagaagaaacaGTATACAGTTCTTTACAAGAACTGCAAGAAATAAAATCTACAGAGATGAGTAATGAGAAATGAACAAATATTAAAGAGAAGATAATGAAATGTTCATCGGGCCCCATTTTCATCAAAGAAACCTTTGGCTGATCTTTGACATGGAAGGACGTGGAGAAACTCCGATCTGAGCTCGTTGGTTTCGTTAGTCAACATTTCCATGTTGTTCGGTGATAGGAAACAGATTCGGATGTTCCGATTTATAATATTAGTGCATGTGGCTGGGATGCATGTTCAGTGCCGGAAAATTTGCTACCTGCTCAAGTGCTTACTTCTGGTTGTGGTTTATCTATACGTGTTTTTAGTCAACGTTTTGTTTTTGTGAGGAGAGCcactttattttattatcttgatatatcatattccttccatttttcaatcatttaacatctcaaaatatattaaattagataatacttatttaaatataaattttactaaCTTTTATACTTAAAATctatttacctttttttttgtggctaaaatatgtttacataaataattaacaactttttagttttaaaaattaataattacacTATCAATGATggtttattatataaacattttattaaagtatatgcttaattttttatatagaaaagtcattttaatgtttattagtattattttttggatttttttacgCGTGGAGACACTTTCTGACTTTGGAATTACATTATAAGGCACTTCCTACTTGAGACATACTTTGTCATGTCGGAATGACATTCCTGTCCCTTAACCACACATATCGTAATTGAATGAGTTTATATTATCTTTTCCAATTCATcgcttaaaatattttttttcttttttcttttttcttttttcttttttcttttaaaggcTACGAAACCTTAGagtatctctctctttctctctctctctctcgatctctctcGAAAAACCCCAAATCTGCAGCCACACTTTCTTCAGTCGACCAGCATGACGAAACAGAGAGCCCTTAGATCAAAAAATCCCTACATGCAAGGTCAGTTTTGTGTAGTAtcttgtttgatttgtttttctaaaaactcaatttggtTAGATCTGAAATTTCGAACCCCCAAATTTCTTAGATTTGATTCGACTTCCGAAATCCTCTACATTCTTTCATTCGATTTTCGAAACTCCCACCTTTATTAGTTTTGATTCGATTTCGAAACCCTAAACATTCATCAATTTGATTCTGGTGATTTTTCTCTGATTCAATTTTTGAAATCAAAACGGTCTTTCCTTTATATTTCCATCTCATATGTGTACAGACGAAGCTGATTTGATGTTATATGTACAGATAAGCTTATTTGATGTTGTGATGCGACGAAAGTAGAGATGGTTCCGACGACTCGAGATGTTGTGATGCAACGAGATTGTCTCGGGAGTGAAGTCGTAGAGATAATGGAGATGATGAGTTGTGGAGAAACATGATGGATTGTGGATTCGAACTCGGGCCTGGTGGTGGTGAGTGAATATCGAGTCGGTCAATGGAGAGGATATGTTGTGTTTGTTGGAGAGATGAAGCGACATTGAGTACGGTCGTTTCACGTGGAGTTGATAGAGAGCGAGATGAAGCAGAGGTGGTGGTCAGTATTGTTGGTTTGAGAGAGATTACCATTGGTAGGAACTTGAAAGCTTCGATCTTTTCTGGTGATTTGACATCACCTGCTCACACATGACCCGTCCACACATCGCCTGGCCACACATCATCCGTCCACACATCGCCTGGCCACACATCATCCGTCCACACATCGCCGTCCACATATATCCCGTCCATACATCCCCCGTCCACGCATCACCCACATCACCCGTCCACACAACAAACGTCCATATGTAATCAAAGGGTGGAGATGAGACTGTATGGCGAAACTAAGTAGAGTCTCCCCTCCTATGAGATTCAGATTCATCAATCAAgaaagttcaattttttttatatcatgtAGCTATCTACAAACTTGTTTGTCTACAACTATCATGTCCACA
Protein-coding sequences here:
- the LOC108805842 gene encoding uncharacterized protein LOC108805842 — its product is MEMLTNETNELRSEFLHVLPCQRSAKVLVKNCILFLLASNLLITGAMETHEAVHFRTKFLHVLLSRRSAPVPLVAERSKPVANPIFQSDVPSTAATESSPKEHMDNLKDMLNEENIHLHTEAGEQGRLPLLILSLKDKSVEKRPAVVFMHGSGTNKEWLRPFLEAYASRGYVAIGLDSRYHGERADSKTAYQDALISSWKNGNTMPFIFDTVWDLIKLAEYLTQRKDIDPQRIGIAGISLGGMQAWFAAAADTRYSVAVPLIGVQGFRWAIDNDAWQGRVDSLKPLFEKARIDMGKSEIDKEVVKKVWDRIAPGLASQFDAPYSVPVIAPRPLYLLNGAEDPRCPLGGLVVPVKRAKKAYKKTPGKFRFVAEAGVGHTVTSFMIKEASDWFDKFLKQRNMTSH